In a single window of the Streptomyces sp. CGMCC 4.7035 genome:
- a CDS encoding quinone oxidoreductase family protein produces MRAVEFQEYGGPEVLRVVEAHTPEPTAGQVTIDVAYVGVNFADLKARAEGYRVDSLPFRPGLEVSGRIRAVGHEVEGLRPGQEVVALVNSGAYAEVVVAETATVFPLPEGLDLRTAAALPTVLPTAQALIHEVGRLRVGESVLVHGAAGGIGTVAGQLARAAGAGAVYGVVSSLGKAEHALKHGYDEVFTADAFSDDVRRATGGRGVDLVLDPVGGDTLRRGLDALAVFGRLVSFGNASGAEPWHVGQPELYPQGRSVAGFSILALAQSAPEALRSLAERSFRTVTDGSVSLPVTAEFALSDAAEAHRLMGGRTSTGKLLLRTAD; encoded by the coding sequence ATGCGCGCGGTCGAGTTCCAGGAGTACGGCGGTCCCGAGGTGCTGCGGGTCGTGGAGGCCCACACCCCCGAGCCGACGGCAGGCCAGGTAACCATCGACGTTGCCTATGTCGGTGTGAACTTCGCGGATCTCAAGGCCCGCGCCGAGGGATATCGGGTGGATTCGCTGCCCTTCCGCCCCGGTCTGGAGGTCTCCGGACGCATCCGGGCCGTCGGCCATGAGGTGGAGGGGCTGCGTCCGGGACAGGAAGTCGTCGCGCTCGTCAACAGCGGCGCGTACGCGGAGGTGGTGGTCGCCGAGACCGCCACCGTCTTCCCGCTCCCCGAGGGCCTGGACCTGCGGACTGCGGCCGCGCTGCCCACCGTGCTGCCGACTGCCCAGGCCCTGATCCACGAGGTCGGGCGACTGCGCGTCGGGGAGAGCGTGCTGGTGCACGGCGCGGCAGGAGGCATCGGCACGGTGGCCGGGCAACTGGCCCGGGCGGCGGGCGCCGGTGCGGTGTACGGGGTGGTCTCTTCCCTGGGCAAGGCCGAGCACGCCCTCAAGCACGGTTACGACGAGGTGTTCACCGCCGACGCCTTCTCCGACGACGTCCGCCGCGCCACCGGCGGCAGGGGCGTCGACCTGGTGCTCGACCCGGTCGGCGGCGACACCCTTCGCCGCGGCCTCGACGCGCTGGCCGTCTTCGGACGCCTGGTGTCCTTCGGCAACGCGAGCGGGGCCGAGCCGTGGCACGTCGGGCAGCCGGAGCTCTACCCGCAGGGCCGTTCCGTCGCGGGCTTCTCCATCCTGGCTCTCGCGCAGTCGGCGCCCGAGGCGCTGCGCTCGCTGGCCGAGCGTTCCTTCCGCACGGTCACGGACGGTTCCGTGAGCCTGCCGGTCACCGCGGAGTTCGCGCTGTCGGACGCGGCCGAGGCACACCGGCTGATGGGCGGGCGTACATCGACGGGCAAGTTGCTGCTGCGGACGGCCGACTGA
- a CDS encoding ArsR/SmtB family transcription factor — protein sequence MSNQAAGGSHRAAPVHTDPEDVPVLTALSAVADPVRIQLIRELAGSADWTRSCGSFDVPVGKAALSHHFSVLRGAGLVEQRDEGPRRVNRLRREEFDARFPGLLDLLLRADGAD from the coding sequence ATGTCGAACCAGGCTGCGGGTGGCAGTCACCGCGCGGCGCCGGTGCACACCGATCCCGAGGACGTTCCCGTCCTGACCGCGCTGTCCGCGGTCGCCGACCCAGTGCGTATCCAGCTCATCCGCGAGCTGGCGGGCTCGGCCGACTGGACGCGCAGTTGCGGCAGCTTCGACGTGCCGGTCGGCAAGGCCGCACTGAGTCACCACTTCTCGGTCCTGCGCGGCGCCGGCCTGGTCGAACAGCGTGACGAGGGTCCCAGGCGGGTCAACCGGCTGCGCCGCGAGGAGTTCGACGCGCGCTTCCCCGGGTTGCTGGACCTCCTGCTCCGTGCCGACGGCGCGGACTGA
- a CDS encoding D-2-hydroxyacid dehydrogenase family protein, translated as MTLNCAVLDDYQGAALTLADWNALADKVEVRTLREHLTDRDKLVAELADCEIIVAMRERTPFDADLLRRLPRLRLLVTTGMRNASIDLAAAAAQGVTVCGTASSSTPPVELTWALILGLGRHITAENRALREGGPWQSTVGQDLAGRTLGLLGLGKIGTRVARVATAFGMEVLAWSENLTAERAADAGAQLAVSKEALLRHSDFVSIHLVLSDRTRGLLGEPELRAMRPHAYLVNTSRAAIADRTALLRALREGWIAGAGLDVFETEPLPADDPLRSLPNVLATPHLGYVTEQNYRTFYTQAVEDITAFLADTPIRLLTAG; from the coding sequence ATGACCCTCAACTGCGCTGTGCTGGACGACTACCAGGGCGCCGCCCTGACCCTGGCGGACTGGAACGCCCTCGCCGACAAGGTCGAGGTACGCACGCTCCGCGAACACCTCACCGACCGGGACAAGCTCGTGGCCGAGCTCGCCGACTGCGAGATCATTGTGGCCATGAGGGAGCGCACCCCCTTCGACGCGGACCTGTTGCGCCGCCTGCCCCGACTGCGTCTGCTGGTGACCACCGGTATGCGCAACGCCTCCATCGACCTCGCCGCCGCGGCGGCCCAGGGCGTGACCGTCTGCGGTACGGCGAGCAGTTCCACCCCGCCCGTCGAACTGACCTGGGCCCTCATCCTCGGCCTCGGCCGGCACATCACAGCCGAGAACCGGGCCCTGCGCGAGGGTGGCCCCTGGCAGTCCACCGTCGGCCAGGACCTCGCCGGCCGGACCCTGGGCCTGCTCGGACTCGGCAAGATCGGCACGCGGGTGGCCCGCGTCGCCACTGCCTTCGGCATGGAGGTCCTCGCCTGGAGCGAGAACCTCACCGCCGAGCGAGCAGCCGACGCCGGAGCCCAACTCGCTGTCAGCAAGGAGGCGTTGCTGCGACACAGCGATTTCGTGTCGATCCACCTCGTCCTCTCCGACCGCACCCGAGGACTGCTCGGTGAGCCGGAACTGCGCGCCATGCGCCCTCACGCCTACCTGGTCAACACCTCCCGCGCCGCCATCGCCGACCGAACGGCGCTCCTGCGCGCCCTGCGCGAGGGCTGGATCGCAGGGGCGGGGCTCGACGTCTTTGAGACCGAGCCGCTCCCTGCCGACGACCCCCTGCGCTCCCTGCCGAACGTGCTGGCCACTCCGCACCTCGGCTACGTCACGGAGCAGAACTACCGCACCTTCTACACGCAAGCGGTGGAAGACATCACGGCCTTTCTCGCCGATACCCCCATACGACTGCTGACGGCCGGCTGA
- a CDS encoding CAP domain-containing protein gives MGKHREKKRYRRIVIAAVTMSAVGVPAVAMACADWQDNGQHHFYSAKKNAAKDWRNHADRARDWNGDKHIKSTWGAPKTATPSASTPKTTAPQTTAPTPRTTASPSTPKATATAPAPASATPTSPSTPKATATASGAAARVVELVNAERSKAGCSPLTLNATLTKAAQAHSEDMAAHQNMSHTGSDGSSPGDRITRAGYNWSAYGENVAYGYATPEQVMAGWMSSPGHKANILNCGFKEIGVGLAQPNNYWTQDFGTAR, from the coding sequence ATGGGGAAGCATCGCGAAAAGAAGCGCTACCGGCGGATAGTCATCGCTGCCGTCACCATGAGCGCCGTGGGCGTTCCGGCCGTCGCCATGGCCTGTGCGGACTGGCAGGACAACGGACAACATCATTTCTACAGCGCCAAGAAAAACGCGGCCAAGGATTGGCGGAACCACGCCGACCGGGCTCGTGACTGGAACGGCGACAAGCACATCAAGTCCACTTGGGGAGCACCAAAGACCGCGACCCCCTCTGCGAGCACTCCGAAAACCACCGCACCGCAGACCACCGCGCCGACGCCCAGGACCACCGCGTCTCCCAGCACTCCGAAGGCCACCGCCACCGCCCCCGCCCCCGCCTCCGCGACCCCCACCTCGCCGAGCACCCCGAAGGCCACCGCCACGGCGTCCGGGGCCGCCGCTCGCGTCGTGGAACTCGTCAACGCCGAGCGCAGCAAGGCAGGTTGCTCGCCCCTGACCCTGAACGCGACCCTGACCAAGGCCGCACAGGCACACAGTGAGGACATGGCGGCCCACCAGAACATGTCGCACACCGGGTCCGACGGGTCCTCCCCCGGCGACCGGATCACACGTGCCGGCTACAACTGGAGCGCCTACGGCGAGAACGTCGCCTACGGCTACGCCACTCCCGAGCAGGTCATGGCGGGCTGGATGTCCAGCCCCGGCCACAAGGCCAACATCCTCAACTGTGGGTTCAAGGAGATCGGCGTCGGACTCGCACAGCCCAACAACTACTGGACCCAGGACTTCGGAACCGCCCGGTAA
- a CDS encoding Fur family transcriptional regulator, giving the protein MTASRTPTTAEELRGAGLRVTAARVALLETVRGGDHLGVEAIASGVRDRVGHISLQAVYEALHALTAAGLVRRIEPAGSPARFEGRVGDNHHHILCRSCGAVADVDCAVGEAPCLTASDDHGYSIDEAEVIYWGLCPDCSTARIS; this is encoded by the coding sequence ATGACCGCATCCCGGACTCCGACCACCGCCGAGGAGCTGCGCGGTGCCGGCCTGCGGGTGACGGCCGCTCGCGTCGCGTTGCTCGAAACCGTCCGGGGCGGTGACCACCTCGGCGTCGAGGCGATCGCCTCCGGGGTGCGTGACCGCGTAGGCCATATATCCCTTCAGGCCGTGTATGAGGCCCTCCACGCGCTCACCGCGGCGGGCCTCGTACGCCGCATCGAGCCGGCCGGTAGCCCGGCCCGGTTCGAGGGACGCGTCGGGGACAACCACCACCACATCCTGTGCCGGTCGTGCGGTGCCGTCGCTGACGTCGACTGTGCGGTCGGTGAGGCCCCCTGCCTGACCGCGTCGGACGACCACGGCTACTCGATCGACGAGGCCGAGGTCATCTACTGGGGCCTGTGCCCCGACTGTTCCACCGCCCGTATTTCCTGA
- the katG gene encoding catalase/peroxidase HPI produces the protein MAENPDAIVTDAKAEGEGGCPVAHGRALHPTQGGGNRQWWPERLNLKILAKNPAVANPLGEEFDYAEAFKNLDLAAVKRDIAEVLTTSQDWWPADFGNYGPLMIRMAWHSAGTYRISDGRGGAGAGQQRFAPLNSWPDNGNLDKARRLLWPVKKKYGQSISWADLMILTGNVALEQMGFKTFGFGGGREDVWEAEEDVYWGPETTWLDDQRYTGDRELENPLGAVQMGLIYVNPEGPNGNPDPIAAARDIRETFRRMAMNDEETVALIAGGHTFGKTHGAGPADHVGNDPEAASIEEQGLGWKSTFGTGVGKDAITSGLEVIWTATPTQWSNGFFKNLFEYEYEPDQSPAGAHQWIAKDAPEIVPDAFDPEKKHRPRMLTTDLSLRFDPIYEPISRRFYENPEEFADAFARAWYKLTHRDMGPKSLYLGPEVPAETLLWQDPLPEAEGEAIDAADVAALKAKLLDSGLSVSQLVSTAWASASTFRGSDKRGGANGARIRLEPQRGWEANDPDQLAQVLRVLEGIQQEFNSGAKKVSLADLIVLGGAAAVEKAAKDAGYDVEVPFTPGRVDATEEHTDAESFAALEPTADGFRNYLGKGNRLPAEYLLLDKANLLTLSAPELTVLVGGLRVLGANHQQSQHGVFTETPGVLTNDFFANLLDLGTTWSSANGDGNTFEGRDAATGEVKWTGTRADLVFGSNSELRALAEVYASDDAKEKFVKDFVAAWVKVSNLDRFDLV, from the coding sequence ATGGCTGAGAACCCTGATGCCATCGTGACCGACGCGAAGGCGGAGGGCGAAGGTGGCTGCCCGGTCGCGCACGGACGCGCCCTGCACCCGACTCAGGGCGGCGGAAACCGCCAGTGGTGGCCCGAGCGGCTCAACCTGAAGATCCTTGCCAAGAACCCCGCCGTGGCCAACCCGCTCGGTGAGGAGTTCGACTACGCCGAGGCGTTCAAGAACCTCGACCTCGCGGCCGTGAAGCGGGACATCGCCGAGGTGCTGACCACCTCGCAGGACTGGTGGCCCGCCGACTTCGGCAACTACGGCCCGCTGATGATCCGTATGGCCTGGCACAGCGCGGGCACCTACCGCATCAGCGACGGCCGCGGCGGCGCCGGGGCCGGACAGCAGCGCTTCGCCCCGCTCAACAGCTGGCCCGACAACGGCAACCTCGACAAGGCGCGCCGCCTGCTGTGGCCGGTCAAGAAGAAGTACGGCCAGAGCATCTCCTGGGCCGACCTGATGATCCTCACGGGCAATGTCGCACTGGAGCAGATGGGCTTCAAGACCTTCGGCTTCGGCGGCGGCCGCGAGGATGTCTGGGAGGCCGAGGAGGACGTGTACTGGGGTCCCGAGACCACCTGGCTCGACGACCAGCGCTACACCGGCGACCGCGAGCTGGAGAACCCGCTCGGCGCGGTCCAGATGGGCCTCATCTACGTCAACCCGGAGGGCCCCAACGGCAACCCGGACCCGATCGCCGCGGCCCGTGACATCCGTGAGACGTTCCGCCGCATGGCGATGAACGACGAGGAGACGGTCGCCCTGATCGCGGGCGGTCACACCTTCGGCAAGACCCACGGCGCCGGCCCGGCCGACCACGTGGGCAACGACCCCGAGGCCGCCTCCATCGAGGAGCAGGGCCTGGGCTGGAAGAGCACCTTCGGCACGGGCGTGGGCAAGGACGCCATCACCAGTGGCCTGGAGGTCATCTGGACCGCGACCCCGACCCAGTGGAGCAACGGGTTCTTCAAGAACCTCTTCGAGTACGAGTACGAGCCCGACCAGAGCCCGGCCGGCGCCCACCAGTGGATCGCGAAGGACGCCCCGGAGATCGTCCCGGACGCCTTCGACCCGGAGAAGAAGCACCGCCCGCGGATGCTCACCACCGACCTGTCGCTGCGCTTCGACCCGATCTACGAGCCGATCTCCCGCCGGTTCTACGAGAACCCGGAGGAATTCGCGGACGCCTTCGCCCGTGCCTGGTACAAGCTGACCCACCGCGACATGGGTCCGAAGTCGCTGTACCTCGGCCCGGAGGTCCCGGCGGAGACGCTGCTGTGGCAGGACCCGCTGCCGGAGGCCGAGGGCGAGGCCATCGACGCGGCCGACGTCGCCGCGCTCAAGGCCAAGCTGCTCGACTCGGGTCTGAGCGTCTCCCAGCTGGTCTCGACCGCCTGGGCGTCCGCCTCCACCTTCCGCGGCAGCGACAAGCGCGGCGGCGCCAACGGCGCGCGCATCCGCCTGGAGCCGCAGCGCGGGTGGGAGGCCAACGACCCCGACCAGCTCGCGCAGGTCCTCCGCGTCCTCGAGGGCATCCAGCAGGAGTTCAACTCCGGCGCCAAGAAGGTGTCCCTGGCCGACCTGATCGTCCTCGGCGGCGCCGCGGCCGTGGAGAAGGCCGCCAAGGACGCCGGTTACGACGTCGAGGTGCCCTTCACCCCGGGCCGTGTCGACGCGACCGAGGAGCACACGGACGCCGAGTCCTTCGCCGCGCTCGAGCCGACCGCCGACGGTTTCCGCAACTACCTCGGCAAGGGCAACCGCCTGCCGGCCGAGTACCTGCTGCTCGACAAGGCGAACCTGCTCACCCTGAGCGCCCCCGAGCTGACGGTCCTCGTCGGTGGTCTCCGCGTCCTGGGCGCGAACCACCAGCAGTCGCAGCACGGCGTCTTCACCGAGACCCCCGGCGTGCTGACCAACGACTTCTTCGCCAACCTGCTCGACCTGGGCACGACGTGGTCGTCGGCGAACGGCGACGGGAACACCTTCGAGGGCCGTGACGCGGCCACCGGCGAGGTCAAGTGGACCGGCACCCGTGCCGACCTCGTCTTCGGCTCGAACTCCGAGCTGCGCGCGCTCGCCGAGGTCTACGCGAGCGACGACGCGAAGGAGAAGTTCGTGAAGGACTTCGTCGCGGCGTGGGTCAAGGTCTCGAACCTCGACCGGTTCGACCTCGTCTGA
- a CDS encoding VOC family protein, translating to MATATPQKITTFLMFEGKAEEAMTFYTSLFDDAGIIDVSRYGADAPGEEGTVQHATFSLAGQRFMCIDSATKHDFGFTPAVSLYVQCEDEAEIDRLYAALAEHGAELMPLGSYGFSTKFGWVNDRFGVSWQLNLPS from the coding sequence ATGGCAACCGCGACACCGCAGAAGATCACGACGTTCTTGATGTTCGAGGGGAAGGCCGAGGAAGCCATGACCTTCTACACCTCGCTTTTCGACGACGCCGGGATCATCGACGTCAGCCGCTACGGCGCCGACGCACCGGGCGAGGAGGGCACCGTGCAGCACGCCACGTTCTCGCTCGCCGGCCAGCGCTTCATGTGCATCGACAGTGCGACGAAGCACGACTTCGGTTTCACTCCGGCCGTCTCGCTCTATGTGCAGTGCGAGGACGAAGCCGAGATCGACCGCCTCTACGCGGCCCTCGCCGAACACGGCGCGGAACTGATGCCGCTGGGGTCCTACGGCTTCAGTACCAAATTCGGCTGGGTGAACGACCGATTCGGTGTCTCCTGGCAGCTGAACCTGCCCTCTTAG
- a CDS encoding glyceraldehyde-3-phosphate dehydrogenase, with amino-acid sequence MTVNEDSFTNWKNREEIAESMIPIIGKLHRERDVTVLLHSRSLVNKSVVSILKTHRFARQIAGEELSVTDTLPFLRALTALDLGPSQIDIGMLAATYKADDRGLKVDAFTAEAVAGATGANKIERGEGRDVVLYGFGRIGRLVARLLIEKSGSGNGLRLRAIVVRGGGEQDLVKRASLLRRDSIHGQFQGTITVDEANSTIVANGNEIKVIYAGDPSEVDYTAYGIKNAILIDNTGKWRDREGLSQHLRPGIDKVVLTAPGKGDVPNIVHGVNHDMIKPDEQILSCASCTTNAIVPPLKAMADEYGVLRGHVETVHSFTNDQNLLDNYHKADRRGRSAPLNMVITETGAASAVAKALPDLKAPITGSSIRVPVPDVSIAILSLRLGRETTREEVLDYLRNVSLTSPLKRQIDFTTAPDAVSSDFIGSRHASIVDAGATKVDGDNAILYLWYDNEFGYSCQVIRVVQHVSGVEYPTYPAPAV; translated from the coding sequence GTGACTGTCAACGAGGACTCGTTCACCAACTGGAAGAACCGCGAGGAGATCGCGGAGTCGATGATCCCGATCATCGGGAAGCTGCACCGGGAGCGGGACGTCACGGTCCTGCTGCACAGCCGCTCCTTGGTGAACAAGTCGGTGGTCAGCATCCTCAAGACCCACCGATTCGCCCGGCAGATCGCCGGGGAGGAACTCTCGGTCACCGACACCCTGCCGTTCCTGCGGGCTCTCACCGCGCTCGACCTCGGCCCCTCCCAGATCGACATCGGCATGCTCGCCGCGACGTACAAGGCCGACGACCGTGGTCTCAAGGTGGACGCGTTCACCGCCGAGGCCGTCGCCGGCGCCACGGGCGCCAACAAGATCGAGCGCGGCGAGGGGCGCGACGTCGTGCTCTACGGCTTCGGCCGCATCGGCCGCCTCGTGGCCCGCCTGCTCATCGAGAAGTCCGGCTCGGGCAACGGCCTGCGGCTGCGCGCCATCGTCGTCCGCGGGGGCGGCGAGCAGGACCTGGTCAAGCGGGCCTCGCTGCTGCGCCGCGACTCCATCCACGGCCAGTTCCAGGGCACGATCACCGTCGACGAGGCGAACAGCACGATCGTCGCCAACGGCAACGAGATCAAGGTGATCTACGCCGGTGACCCGTCGGAGGTCGACTACACGGCGTACGGCATCAAGAACGCCATCCTCATCGACAACACCGGGAAGTGGCGCGACCGCGAGGGCCTCTCGCAGCACCTGCGCCCGGGCATCGACAAGGTCGTCCTGACCGCGCCCGGCAAGGGCGACGTCCCGAACATCGTGCACGGTGTCAACCACGACATGATCAAGCCGGACGAGCAGATCCTGTCCTGCGCGTCCTGCACCACCAACGCGATCGTCCCGCCGCTGAAGGCGATGGCCGACGAGTACGGTGTGCTGCGCGGCCACGTGGAGACCGTCCACTCGTTCACCAACGACCAGAACCTGCTGGACAATTACCACAAGGCCGACCGTCGCGGCCGCTCGGCGCCGCTCAACATGGTCATCACCGAGACCGGCGCCGCCTCCGCCGTCGCCAAGGCGCTGCCGGACCTCAAGGCGCCGATCACCGGCAGTTCGATCCGGGTCCCGGTGCCGGACGTCTCGATCGCGATCCTCAGCCTGCGGCTCGGCCGTGAGACCACCCGCGAGGAGGTCCTCGACTACCTCCGCAACGTCTCGCTGACGTCCCCGCTCAAGCGCCAGATCGACTTCACCACGGCCCCCGACGCGGTCTCCAGCGACTTCATCGGCTCGCGCCACGCCTCGATCGTCGACGCCGGCGCCACCAAGGTCGACGGGGACAACGCGATCCTCTACCTCTGGTACGACAACGAGTTCGGCTACTCCTGCCAGGTCATCCGCGTCGTCCAGCACGTCTCGGGCGTGGAGTACCCGACCTACCCGGCCCCGGCGGTCTGA